TCCTAAGACGGGGGTTAAAGGTTTCTTTATGTGGATAATATAATTTTACATCTGAAACCAATACTTTATTCCTTGATGTGATTATATGATTATCTACATTAAAAGAATATTCCACAATTGTTCACTCCAATCTGCTGGGCACTGTAGTGTAGTCACTTACTAAAGGTGCCAATTTTAACACATTCTCCGGTGcttagaacagaacagaaaacctgGTGACTTGAAACATTTTCAATAGAACCCAATGGGCAGTTTCTGGATTCCACCAGTGAATCAGTAAAtttgaaacacatttttgtacACCGCTTTCATGAATTCTTCAGCCAAAAGTATTAGTAAAGTTCAATAGACTTAATAAGAACAGATTTGGTAAGACATTCCATCATGTCTATTTAATCTTTAAAgggaatttcttttttttttttttttacaattcaaCTGCTGACATATTAACAAAGTCATATgactctttttcttttatagtggtggtgataggaaccaggggtcacaatgtatACAATGCAGTTATAGCCATTTCAACTGCTATTCAAAATGACCCAGTGAACTCATGTCTTGTGAGTTTACACATGTAAATGTTGCTAATGGTAAAAGAGTAGTGACTTAGAACACATTGCATGTAGCTCTCCAACTTGAAaggattttaaaaaacatattttaggccaaaaggcATCAGGCAACTTATTTGTAACcattacatttaataataactttCTACAGGCATTAACTGCTTCATACACTGTTCTGAACTCTTGACTTCataagcatttcatatcaaaccttTATACTGACTTTATAGAGATcttaattacacattttgaaaaaattcaAGATTCAAATTCCCTATTTTTTCTGAGTTTCAGTTCAAAAGGTTTTCAGTTGTTTTCTAAGCACAGGGAAACGTGTCAAAATTACTGTAATCAGAGTATAATACAGATTTGCATATACAGATTATGCTGCAATATTTGTTCAACTGTACTTGAAGCTTACAGTCTGCTTCTAAAATCACCAAGATCTCCCACTACAATTGTAATGAGTAGCAGATGCAGTAGAAAAGGTATAATGTGTCCTTACAAAAGAACACATCTATCTTCATTTTCatcagaaagagtgaaagaataTATTTGCTCAAAGTCACATATCAGCGTTGGGCTGTCAATAAGCTTTGCTTAGTGCTTCACATCCTACAGATTAGGTGGCTAGGTGCTGTACACGAGCAGCAGGCCTGGTCGGCCCTGCTCTGCTCTTGCTGGAACAGGATGGTCACTTGCTAAATGAGATTAGCTATTGATTAGCAGATTGGGAATGGCATCAGCACACAAACCCTGAACTGACGATAGCACCATACATCCACACAACCTTCACGTCCACACAGGCCTTACCACAGCTCCATAGAGTGAACAAGCAGGATCAATGAGTCTCAAGCTAATAGCCCAATCCTGCTTTACCATCCCCTGTGGAGTAGTTAGGGATTATTTCACCCCACTGCTCTCCTACTCTGGCTGAGAGCTCGTGTTATTctgttttgctctttcttttttacttctCAGATTTTCAAGAAATAAGGTTGGCTAAAACAGAGCCAAACCAGCAGGACAATGTGTGACTAAATTAATGAGTTGTGAAATATGTATACTCCTGATTATACAGAAATAAGGTGTTATGGAGAAAGGTCTTTAAATTGAGTTTTGAGGGACTGCTCTGCTGGTTTCTCAATATGTTTCATGATACCACTCTTTAAGAATATTCACATataagagtgagtgagtgagtgagtgagtgacagtAAGTGTGTGATTGTATGCTAATGGTGTTCGCTGTGTCAAACAGTAATATAAATATGCTgagcactaaaataaacagaatataaaaatataaatagggTCTACAAAGACATTTGCAGGTGGACTTCGGcagtaatggtaataataaatattgcaGTAGTTTAAAACAATGACAGGAGTTAAAAAGATGCCTGAATAGAGTCGTAGCCAGAGATGAAAACGAGTCCAACTGCGTTCCCATCTAAAAAATTAATCACCCTCTCATTGCTCGAATTCACTTCTTCAGCACCGAGCCATCATGACCTAAACTTGTGTCAGTGATGTTTCTGTTTTCCAGAACTGAACCTCTTTGATGGAACTGTTATCATGTTAGCTAAGATAATGCTAATCACTTCCTCCCTCCTAGTTAGAAGTTCCAATTTAGAATTTTTTGTTAGATAAATGCTTTGACATTTATTAAATGATGGACTGAAAACCTTAAACTGCATTTGGTGTAAATGAACTGAACTTATTTTGATTGTCTTTGCGTTGCTTATGGTGGTGTTATGCATTTAGCATAGTTTTTATATCATATACTCTAATGACATTTTGAGATGGTATGAGGGTGGAAAAGGTGGATACCTCACAACATTGGCTGCTAGCATACACACATTTGATATGAAGAGATTTTAGAAGTATAATTAAACCTGTAGACTACATAGAGttggttgtatgtgtgtgtgtgtacttacgGTGTGAAAGTAAGGCTGTACGGAGGGTTGGTCACCATCATCTGGCTGAGAGCTGACACAATAACAAGTATAAGGATGGGCATGAGCTGGACGAAGAGAGCCAAGCCACCCTGTAaaagaccacatacacacacatacctttACTTGTGGAATCTCATTCTTAGTGCAACtaaatctctctcactctaaacTTGAACCTAACCCCACAAGTGCACATCCTCTAGAGGGAACAGatgtaaatatgacatttctctgcaaattgtaatgcacatttaaaaacaaaaaaacaacaatataaaaagtgccataacttttgcacaggccacatttttttgttttcttttcacaatatctgaaatgcattaaaatgtgcaaaaggcTGTTTACTGTGGATgattttttaaacttattttcatttagaaagtcagcaaaatgtaatttgaccaaagtTTCACATATGACTTCATATGTAATTGAGAGAGAACATGACTCCATTAAATCTTCATACAGAACTTGGTTTAGTGGATCAGGCCTCCACAgttcactgctgccctctacagTTAGACACCTGACAAAATCTTGCTGCATGTTATGAAACAATACCGACAAATCCTGTTGATAATATTATTAAGAATGTCTCAAACAAATCCCACAATGCCCTAAATAtcccaaacaaaaacatcaagaaTGTCCCTGAATTCTAAGAGCCAGTGAAAAGCAGAGTTGCGGACcgtgtgcaaaaaaaaaaaaccttttttttgaaAAGAACAGCTTGTGATGTTTACAAATGATGTTGTGATTCCTAAGCCTTTATACAAAATTCCTATAAGCTTGGAACACAAGCCATGTTTTGAAATAACCTGTGATGTCTGAGGACTTTGCCATTGCAGTTTAGTAATCAACAAGGAAAAGCATCTGAGACGGGCAAAAGTTACCACATTTTAAACAAAGACAAGCTAACAATTATACCCACTGACCTTATTTTACATAATAATCAGATGTTTTAAACCATTTCATCTTCTTTTATCCTACAGTAACAATCAAGTATAAgttattttaatgaatattaattCATTAAGTAAACACCATCATTGCAGTACCTGTATCTTCAGGTACTGAGAGATACAAAAGTTCTCCTCACACAAATATGTACtgaactgtgcaaaagccttAAGTAGCCAAGACAAACATTTACAACTAATTATCTCAGCAGTAAGTGTGCTTCTGCAAGTATAAACAAAATACAGTGTTATAACGAAtacaataaacataaatacaataaaacgtaatgtatttttgttttttaaaagggttATTATTACTATGGTTAAAAGAATATGGTTAGAAGATGTCTCATGTCTCAATCCCCTCCTGTCATTGCATAGATCTGTTAACTTTTAACAAATCAATTTAGTAAATGACTGATTATTGGATATTGGATGGTAACTGCAATACTGCTTtctgcccagataaatagctttacatATCATTTTCTCTAATGCCCAAGACTTTTGCACTGTTCTATATATAAGTATCATTTAGATGCCCTGTCCCAGTGCAACATGCTGATAAAGTCCCAAACTGCGTTGTTTATCGATGCTTGACTTACTCCTCTTGGCTCTCTTCTCTCACGCTGCTGGCTGAAGCGCGTTCGCCCGTTGCTGTACATGTGAACGTTACCTAAGAGAGAACAGGGTTCATTCAGACAGACACAACAAGTAAATGGTCATACTCAACTGCATCATGCCCACTATTACTAAAATTAATCTAAGACTGGTAGTTACTGGTAGAATCCTAAATATGAAAAGCTAGAGAGATATAACAGTTATTGCAGAAGGAAATAGCAGCATTCATTTAAGCTAAGCTAGCAAAGTTACATTTGCACACATTCATCTTTACCTGACGTCCACTTATAAGATCTGTTTTGTGTCAAAAGTTGTTATaagttgtaaaatgtaaaagtgaattatcaaactctctttattccttagaattaaaaacaggctgtttttgttactgtgtcttcaAGACTAATATACGTAAATGACCTCTGTCCCGATTGGCCTTGCTCTGGTCTTATTTAAAAAGAAGTATATCACTTTTGACCTTGTGTAACTGGGTAGGGCTGAATTGTTGTAGGCTGAATTGTTGTAGGCTGTATAGCTGGAAAACTGTGAATTCAAAATTTGAATTCATAACTTAAAATGGGCTGCTTTTGCAGatttgtttccatatatggactgtatggactgggatGTGAAAggtatattttgaaaatataacaCCATTTTACATACTATACCAAAGaggaaattgtttttttttaatgatatgatTCCTTTaatgtattctatttttatttttatttttatattattaataataacagcagaatTAAAAATTGCCCTCTCACTCTGTTGTTCTGGAAGACccaatgattattattactatagttcttttcctttcctttcacttttttcctttcactttcgTCTAGTAGACTATGCTCACTTTCTGATGAGGCTGATAATTATCTGTGGTGTCCAGTTTGAGATCAGATTTAAAGGGCCACTATCAGCAactatacacacagaaaaactCACTAGAGGGAAATCCTCCTCCAAAGAACATGTTGAAGAGATCCTCTGGGGTGATATCAGGCTGGAAGTCTGCATTAGCATGGCTGTGTCTGCTGGCACTGCCTCTCACCTGCCCATACTGGTCATACTGACGCCTCTTCTCTGGGTTAGATAATACTGCATACGCGTTCCCTATGGCTGCACACAACAGTAACAttcattatatggccaaaaacaTGTGGACGCCCCTCCTAATTTTTAAGTTCAGGTGATCCAGCCACACTCACTgttaacaggtgtataaaatcaagcacatagtctTGCAGTCTCCACAGAAATACACTGACAGTAGAATGGGTAATACTGAAGTGCTCAATGACTTTAAATGttactgtcataggatgcccctttgccacaagtcagtttgtgaaatttctaccCTACTTGATCTGCCCCGGTCAACTGTGTGCTAAAAAGAAGTGACTAGGAGGAACAACAGCTCAGCTATAAAGCAGCAGACCATGCAACCTAACAAACCTTGGCTAAAAATTGCCTATTTTCTGTAGCATCATTTATTACAGGcatccaaactgcctctggaagcaacatcagtacAATAACTATGTTTCAGGAGTTTCAtaaaatgggtttctatggctaAGCAGCTGCACAAAGACCTAAAATCATTATGTGCAATGCTGGCTGGAGTagtgtttctatttttcctgctttaactGGTCCTGGAAGCCCACTGccctgtacattttaatgtttttcttgtttCAATACAGCCACTTCAGCTGCTTAAGGGGTTGTGAGCTGCGAGGGGTTGTGAGATGAGCTGATCAGCTTAAACAGTTGTGTTAGAAGCaggaaaataattttttaaaaaagtgcagagtagtgggcctccaggaccagggttgagaaatACTGGTGTAAAACATGCCATCACTGGACACTGGGGCAGTGCAAAGGTTGTCTACAGAGTGGTGATTCACACTTCACTGTCTGCCGGTGTGATGTAGGAATCtgagtttggtggatgccaggaaaaaaactacctaccagaatgcacagtgccaacagtatagtttggtggaagagggagaatggtctggggctgtttttcagggtttgggctagGCCCATTAGTTCCAGTTAAAGGTAtagttaatgctacagcacagACATTTTAAGACAGTTATATGCTTATAACTAATGTTTGGCAAAGCACCTTTTCtactccaacatgactgtgcctgtgcacaaagtgagtaCCACAAATACATGGTTTGACAAGTTTAGTGTAGAGGAGCTCCAGTGGACCGCACgtagccctgacctcaaccccactgaacacctctggaatgaactggaacatcaactgtgagccaggccttctcgtctaaCAAAAatactcttttgactgaatggacacaaattcccattgacacactgcaaaatcttatggaaagccttcccagaagagtggaggctgatACAGATGCAAAGGCGGGCTACACCATATTAATATCCCCTGGTTTCAGAATGGGATGTCAAACAAGCGCAtgtgtgtgatggtcaggtgttcgcatacttttggccataaaaAGCATTTATAGTCAGAGGTTAGATGTTAGGACATGTCAAATTTGCCAACTTCCAACTAATAAAATATTCTAGCATAGTGTCTTGCTGAGAAACAGGTTTgaagaaatatgcaaaaacattaTTCAAATACGACATATGTTAAGCATACATTTATGTAGAGAACAGAAGGTTTGCACTGCTCTGCAATAAGGAAGATTATTAAAGCACAGTAAGCATGTTATGTATACCTTTAAAAGCTTCTGTAGCCGCCGGTGCATGATTCTTATCAGGATGAAACTTGAGTGCTAGTTTCCTGTATGCTTTTTTAAGGTCATCATCTGATGCATCTTTCTGGACTCCAAGTATCTCATAGTagtttttacattgttttattctgccaaaaacagaacaaaataggTGAAAACAAGTATACAACTGTATTTGATTTTAGCTAATATAATCTACAAGCTCTACAAATAGAAAAAGTGTGAAAAGCCTCTACATGAACTGTGTTGGCTTAGACCACACATGCACTCCCCCTTTCAAAGTTCTTAAACATATCACAAAACCACTGTCATTTCACTGCATGTGAAAAGTCAATCGGTCATATTACTGGTGACACTTAAGTTcagcacaaacaaacagcacCCACGCCTTAATGATTATCACAGCTTTAGTTCTTGTAATACTCATAAGGCTTGCAATGTAAATGAGTCATCCAACAAGgctactacaaccccaattccaatgaagttgggacgttgtgtaaaacataaataaaaacagaatacaatgatttgcaaatcctcttcaacctatgttcaattgaatacactacaaagacaagatatttcaataaactttattgttttttgcaaatactcactcattttgaatttgatgcctgcaacatgttctaaagaagggacaggagcatgtttatcactgtgttacatcacctttccttttaacaacactcaataagcgtttgggaactgaggacactaattgttgaagctttgtaggtggaattctttcccattcttgcttgatgtacaacttcagttacctcaacagtccggggtctccgttgtcgtatttgcgcttcataatgcgccacacattttcaacgggagacaggtctggactgcaggcaggccaatctagtacccgcactcttttactacaaagccacgtcgttgtaacacgtgcagaatgtggcttggcatttcgttcctgaaaaagacgttgcttggatggcagcatatgttgctccaaaacctgtatgtacctttcagcattaatggtgccgtcacagatgtgcaagttactcatgcAATGGGCacaaacacacccccataccatcagagatactggcttttgaactttgcactgataccaatctggacagtccttttcctctctggcccggaggacacgatgtcgatgatttccaaaaactatttgaaatgtggactcgtcagaccacaggacacttttccactttgcgtcagtccatctcagatgagctcgggcccagagaagctggcggtgtttctgttgtttctgttgatatgtggcttttgctttgcatggcagagttttaacttgcacttgtagatggaacgatgaactgtgttcactgacagtggttttctgaagtgttcctgagcccatgtggtaatatctgttacagaatgatgtcggtttttaatgcagtgctgcctgagggattgaaggtcacaggcattcaatgttggttttctgccttgctgcgtacttgcagagatttctccaaattctctgaatcttttgatgatattatggactgtagatgatgaaatccctaaattccttgcaattgcacattgagaaacgttgttcttaaactgttggactatttgcttacgcaattgttcacaaagtgttgaacctcgccccatccatgcttgtgaatgactgagcctttcagggatgctcacCCTACaacaatcatgacactcacctgtttccaaataacctgttcacctgtggaattttccaaacatgtgttttttgagcattccccaactttcccagtcttttgttgcccctgtcccaacttcattggatcgtgttgcaggcatcaaattcaaaatgagtgaatatttgcaaaaaacaaatttatctgttttaacattaaatatcttgtctttgtaatgtattcaattaaatacaggttgaaaaggatttgcaaatcatcgtattctgtttttatttatgttttacacaacgtcccaacttcactggaattggggttttacTGTGTGCTGACCAATTCTGACCAATCTCTGACATTTAAGGTGATTGTGACAATGTAAATCTGTACATAGTGTTTGatcaaaatgcataaataagAATTTTGCACCGGTCATTTTTTCCAATAGgttaaattaatcaaataaagagtaattctgcattaaactgtgcataagtgtgttctgtagaggatgtgtaaacttattttcacttagaaaatcaacaaaactaaGGCTTGGGCACTCCAgacattttaacaaataaaatattttaaatcgAATTGAAACTAAAATAATGCTGAGTATCATTACTCTCCTttataaaacagtaataaaacaatCCACTGGCAGCACCTTTTGACGGCATCCACCTGGTCCTTAGTGTATGTTTTCGCTGAGTCAGAGCTTCTATCCTCTTCAGCTCTGTGGTTTTCGGACCTGATTTCCGAAGCCTCCGTTTCCTCTGAAGATCTATTCTGAGTGGAAGCGTGTCTGTTCTGTTGCAGTGACTCCAACAATGCTGTAGACACCGTAAATTGAACAAGATTAATACTAGCTGTCAATTTAATCTCCAAAAGTGAGCCTGGAACTAAATTAACCTCGTGAAACAAGCTAAAGCAGTCCAACAGCTACAATGCTGTCTTCCACGAAGATTAGTCTGTGTAACTTAAACTGCTTAATGTAACTCTGTGAGCTTTAGAATTAGATTCTCTCTAAACATGAAATTTCTGGATATACAGCACCTCTGCAGAGCTTCACTGCCACCACAACCACTCCTGTAGTCCACTTTCACTGCACAGTAAAGCTGTCAACTGCAACCAGAAATTCAAATAGAATTGTCTCTATGTTTCCTGtcaaatattgaaatatatttgaACTTTAATATGGATACTTTTCTCAAATATGTACATATGACATTTTATATGACGTATGtaatttttgttacattttacaaatatttgacTATACATTTTTATCCTGACTTCTCAGATTTGTACGAAGCCCTGTTGGTGACACCCtatataagtaaaaaaaatgcatggcCACAAGTTATAGAGATGTGGGAATGCAATGATTatgtcgtggccacaacttagtaaagcatgggaacaagatcctaatgcgtggtcacgacttagtaagccgtgatctcgttcccacgccttactgagtcatggccatgatttaatcttctcattcccatgccttactaagtcatggccacgcattattttttatttatacatccGAGGCTCATATTCATGAAGAGcaggagtgctgatctaggaccTGTTCCTGTAGTTAAGTTCAATGTAAGTAAGAGAGAAATCCGATATTACATAAGCACTCCTACTTCAAGAATCCTTATGAATACAGGTCCTGGTCTAAATCACTTGATTCAGTTCAGGATTTAGCTCACTGTGCAGTGCAGGTGGACTACATGACACCTTAACCCAGCAAATGAGGTGGGTCCAGGGGCATCTGAATACTATTTATAATGCTATAATATCTGATTTGCTATCATGATATTTTCTCAATATATCTTTCTATTATTTTATGTGCAGTTAGGAAGAGAACGCTAAGAGAATGTTAgttacaaaacaaacacagcttgtTTCGCATAATattcaagaaaaaaatgcattaaaaatctTAGTGTATTGCTACAGTTTATACTCCACCACTGTGCAGAGAATTCTTCCAATCACATTTGTagatttaatgcattttattcaaatacatCTGAATCTTGCCAAAAAAAATCGAACTGAAATGTGGCGAAATTTGAGATGATGCACCAAATTTACACCCCTCCGGGTAAGGGGTGCCATGCACTATGGATAAGTAACTAGGAGGAGGTGTTCAGTGGGAGAAGCAGTGCAAAAAAATGACTGAGGGTGCACATCTGCTCCTTATTCACACCGTCTATAT
This portion of the Pygocentrus nattereri isolate fPygNat1 chromosome 13, fPygNat1.pri, whole genome shotgun sequence genome encodes:
- the dnajb12b gene encoding dnaJ homolog subfamily B member 12b produces the protein MEGNKDEAERCIEIAVNAIRKNQADKARRFLQKAQRLFPTDKAEALLESLQQNRHASTQNRSSEETEASEIRSENHRAEEDRSSDSAKTYTKDQVDAVKRIKQCKNYYEILGVQKDASDDDLKKAYRKLALKFHPDKNHAPAATEAFKAIGNAYAVLSNPEKRRQYDQYGQVRGSASRHSHANADFQPDITPEDLFNMFFGGGFPSSNVHMYSNGRTRFSQQRERREPRGGGLALFVQLMPILILVIVSALSQMMVTNPPYSLTFTPSAGHTQKRLTETLRVPYYVSERFSQEYSGMSLRKVERNVEDDYVSALRNNCWREKQQKEGLLYRARYFGDSDLYHRAQRMDTPSCSRLSEMQCSVHG